A portion of the Shewanella sp. SNU WT4 genome contains these proteins:
- a CDS encoding IS66 family transposase, translated as MLYDYHNSRAGQCAVDFLEEFSGFLQVDGYHKKAGKADVALNLIGKLYGIEQQIKGKSAGEKYVIRQQKSKIIINELHQWLLQRQDKIPPKMALGKAIQYGLNQFEKFRRYLDDGRLSIDNNRAERAINPFVIGRKAWLFSNTPQFLAGKKNSQWYYSLAVYR; from the coding sequence GTGCTATATGACTATCATAACAGCCGTGCAGGCCAATGTGCCGTTGACTTTCTTGAGGAATTCTCTGGTTTTCTGCAAGTGGACGGCTATCATAAGAAAGCAGGCAAAGCAGATGTGGCACTGAACCTTATCGGTAAACTTTACGGTATTGAGCAACAAATTAAAGGTAAATCTGCTGGCGAGAAATATGTGATACGTCAGCAAAAATCCAAAATCATCATAAATGAACTTCATCAATGGCTGTTACAGCGTCAAGATAAAATCCCACCGAAAATGGCGTTGGGTAAAGCTATCCAATACGGACTGAATCAATTTGAAAAATTCAGGCGTTACTTAGATGACGGCCGCCTTAGCATAGATAACAATCGTGCTGAAAGAGCAATAAACCCCTTTGTGATAGGTCGCAAGGCGTGGCTATTTTCAAATACGCCACAATTCCTAGCAGGCAAAAAAAACAGCCAGTGGTATTACTCACTGGCTGTTTATCGTTGA
- a CDS encoding IS3 family transposase (programmed frameshift), whose product MARYSPERKEAILKKLLPPHNLTVAEVAREEGIAVQTLYHWRDIVRKEGRPVPGKTLTTDDWSAEAKFAVLIETAPLSEAELSQYCREKGLFREQVQQWKQDCLAGFQTSEVQTKTIKQQAKADRAEIKSLQRELRYKEKALAEAAALLVLRKKPQCALGGRQRGELTPLPERIELIALIQEAYTNGARLYKACAETGLSKRTYRRWYRAGQVQADLRPIAARPEPTNKLEAHERQQILSVCNQEEYASLPPSQIVPTLLDSGIYIASESSFYRVLNAHGQLNHRGRTQAAVNRSKPLSYRADGPNQVWSWDITYLASTVKGQFYYLYMFEDIYSRKIVGYEVHEQECGEYAAALIQRCMLREQCFNTPLVLHSDNGAPMKSLAMKAKLEELGITASLSRPRVSNDNPFSESLFKTLKYRPQWPKSGFSSLAGAREWVEKFVKWYNDEHKHSQLNFVSPGQRHAQLDNAILAKRKEVLEAAKARRPTRWSKDVRNCEAVGAVTLNPDKAPIEGVINAA is encoded by the exons ATGGCTCGGTATTCACCAGAACGTAAAGAGGCGATCCTTAAAAAATTATTACCGCCTCACAATTTAACGGTCGCAGAGGTTGCTCGGGAAGAAGGCATTGCGGTGCAAACCTTGTATCATTGGCGAGATATTGTCAGAAAAGAAGGTCGCCCCGTGCCAGGTAAAACATTAACAACTGATGACTGGTCAGCTGAAGCTAAGTTTGCGGTACTCATTGAAACAGCCCCGCTATCGGAAGCCGAGTTAAGTCAGTATTGCCGTGAAAAAGGCTTGTTCCGCGAACAAGTACAGCAGTGGAAACAGGATTGTTTAGCTGGTTTTCAAACCTCAGAAGTACAAACCAAAACCATTAAACAGCAGGCCAAGGCTGACAGAGCCGAAATCAAATCATTGCAACGAGAATTGCGCTACAAGGAGAAAGCGCTGGCTGAAGCTGCTGCGTTACTGGTGCTCAGAAAAAAGC CTCAATGCGCTCTGGGGGGACGACAGCGAGGAGAGCTAACTCCCTTGCCTGAGCGCATAGAATTGATTGCCTTAATTCAAGAGGCGTATACCAATGGTGCTCGCCTTTACAAGGCTTGTGCTGAAACTGGACTCAGTAAACGCACTTATCGACGTTGGTATCGAGCAGGCCAAGTGCAAGCCGATTTAAGACCAATAGCGGCTCGACCAGAACCGACAAATAAACTCGAAGCACATGAGCGACAACAGATATTAAGTGTGTGTAATCAAGAGGAATATGCCAGCTTACCACCGTCGCAAATTGTGCCGACATTATTAGATAGCGGAATTTATATCGCCTCAGAATCAAGCTTTTACAGAGTGTTAAATGCTCATGGTCAACTTAACCATCGTGGTCGCACTCAGGCTGCTGTTAATCGAAGTAAACCGTTAAGTTATCGGGCTGATGGGCCCAATCAAGTGTGGTCGTGGGACATCACTTATTTGGCTTCAACCGTCAAAGGCCAGTTTTATTATCTGTACATGTTTGAAGATATTTACAGTAGAAAAATAGTGGGTTACGAAGTTCACGAACAAGAATGCGGTGAGTACGCCGCCGCGCTAATCCAACGCTGCATGTTACGCGAGCAATGTTTTAATACGCCATTAGTGCTGCACTCTGATAATGGGGCGCCGATGAAGTCACTGGCCATGAAAGCCAAGCTAGAAGAACTCGGTATTACGGCATCATTAAGTCGGCCGCGGGTGAGTAACGACAACCCCTTTTCAGAGTCGTTATTTAAAACCTTAAAATACCGACCACAGTGGCCAAAATCGGGTTTTAGCAGTTTAGCTGGCGCAAGAGAATGGGTTGAGAAGTTTGTGAAGTGGTACAACGATGAGCATAAACACAGCCAGCTCAATTTTGTCTCACCAGGACAACGTCATGCTCAGCTAGATAACGCGATTTTAGCCAAGCGTAAGGAAGTGCTTGAAGCGGCAAAGGCAAGAAGACCGACTCGCTGGTCTAAAGACGTGAGAAATTGTGAGGCGGTTGGAGCCGTGACCCTAAACCCAGATAAAGCACCAATAGAAGGCGTAATAAATGCAGCTTAA
- a CDS encoding M66 family metalloprotease, with product MFKTRFSPLALVIASALVPLAAQAEVTMQQAAEQTFSVIKAMKQRGEANDGVIVDGNKRFIVYNDYRFELHDDNYPKFPFPYGGEEALAPYYAAFPFLNDKWDIVMNNNYGFYFIHDDFGSMSSDTQGCFVEYFPEPSFSEDKIMRFEKTECISAPMITDFALSGIFDIGATATWQGHVEGNHYQLSLSSPSTKTQMFNATAPEFYLGNLSPNTDYQLALEACNTTGCVAVEPITLTTKTSQAGFHDGIRHLNHLDGEIAAHVSLMQSHSLTAPFGNDELNAPDVVINRAAMLLVTPELNDINQLWVEVYFEGELIAREIMQSPANQPKTDQYAVDGRPMVIFGHDVWSLPLQWNWMTPGLSLKFIDNHGRSSELAQHSITFGGAPELVIQNIDMGMLTKPRGRNTMANNTAEHASDYFQKIPVSKLVMGQYAPAHFETVTMPNGKVYTERSDTDGGWHSGDMREAIGKALISTGINNANVGITTSGGYSQAYNRRFNQLTAHTNVGVYTHPDNGSNKTVVHGGSGGGGILTLEATTGNEWSHEVGHNFGRSHYPSMASVHDMQSGWGWDQVFNRFIGNIDWRGAPAISSAGGETSLPYLETFRFLHDAQAGGEKQKIGLVSNFTLEHPTQARRTQAWLNSGFNQTPDGNYHYATWDQAQQTYVEANTTAPAPVKTGIPVTTLVGIYDPTGVNPSQIYPVLYGNYGNVFDLPPATDYEAPDSGPSIKGGWNEYRDLTPEQLSLSSWKTIIDNGSHKRLCQFSFTTTTAETVNLVGHVEPATNTCRASDDMRWNLAGTWQDMASLAGDYSVLYPYGRGNVVYTPTPDIGEVKLCLLTDINTPSHNGAGFIQGNKCVQIPGITHSNRNAWSYSLSQNRIEQPQYTYVNVCRLDVISKNGQSMNYDLAGNRLGANESNKFHINLPQQELSNVTLSCQDAEGVTILDSLTPSLTTGIEDLPEAVIIGQEHGYQVLDSAIGKGWFDHSDAMDLDSLSIRDKNVLATMRVRDQQLPLCRFDLTINGKVETVHGYVERLVTNEYRCTGGDDISVVQAGKEQRLESTVNQFQWLSLWNPEHTGERVPAKNSHENLCSVISDSFYGAGFINAGNQCVQVKGIKWSNGNDWIFSSKHGQYSYK from the coding sequence ATGTTTAAAACTCGTTTCTCCCCTCTCGCCTTAGTGATAGCTAGTGCATTGGTGCCGTTAGCGGCGCAGGCCGAAGTCACTATGCAGCAAGCTGCCGAACAAACGTTTAGCGTCATTAAAGCCATGAAACAGCGCGGTGAAGCTAATGATGGCGTGATTGTTGATGGTAACAAACGCTTTATTGTCTATAACGACTATCGTTTTGAACTGCATGATGATAATTACCCTAAATTTCCTTTCCCTTATGGCGGCGAAGAAGCCCTAGCCCCTTATTATGCCGCGTTCCCATTTTTAAATGATAAATGGGACATAGTGATGAATAATAACTACGGTTTTTATTTCATTCATGATGATTTTGGCAGCATGAGTAGCGACACTCAGGGTTGTTTTGTCGAATATTTTCCAGAACCCAGTTTCAGCGAAGATAAGATAATGCGCTTTGAAAAGACTGAGTGTATCAGCGCGCCTATGATTACTGACTTTGCCCTGTCTGGCATATTTGATATTGGTGCCACTGCCACTTGGCAAGGCCATGTGGAAGGTAATCACTATCAGCTGAGTTTAAGTTCACCGTCAACTAAAACGCAAATGTTTAACGCCACCGCCCCTGAGTTCTACCTAGGTAATCTGTCACCAAACACTGATTATCAATTAGCCCTGGAAGCTTGTAATACCACAGGGTGTGTAGCCGTAGAACCGATTACACTCACCACCAAAACCAGTCAAGCGGGTTTTCATGATGGTATTCGCCACTTAAATCACCTTGATGGTGAAATTGCCGCCCATGTGTCCTTGATGCAAAGTCACAGCTTAACCGCCCCCTTTGGCAATGATGAGTTAAATGCGCCGGATGTCGTGATCAACCGTGCTGCCATGCTGCTAGTGACGCCAGAGCTTAACGACATTAACCAGTTATGGGTTGAGGTGTATTTTGAAGGCGAGCTTATCGCGCGCGAAATCATGCAGTCGCCCGCCAATCAGCCCAAAACTGACCAATACGCCGTTGACGGTCGGCCAATGGTCATTTTTGGCCATGATGTCTGGAGCTTGCCGCTTCAATGGAATTGGATGACCCCAGGCTTATCCCTTAAGTTTATCGATAATCATGGCCGCAGTTCAGAATTGGCGCAGCACAGTATTACCTTTGGCGGCGCGCCTGAGTTAGTCATCCAAAACATCGACATGGGCATGTTAACTAAGCCACGTGGCCGCAATACCATGGCTAACAATACTGCTGAACATGCCAGTGATTATTTTCAAAAAATCCCAGTATCTAAATTAGTGATGGGCCAATATGCCCCTGCCCATTTTGAAACTGTCACTATGCCTAATGGCAAAGTGTACACTGAACGCAGTGACACTGATGGTGGCTGGCATAGCGGTGATATGCGCGAAGCCATTGGTAAAGCGTTAATTTCAACGGGTATTAATAATGCTAACGTCGGCATTACTACCTCAGGGGGGTATTCACAGGCCTACAATCGCCGTTTTAACCAACTGACAGCGCACACTAATGTCGGCGTTTACACCCATCCAGACAATGGCTCAAACAAAACCGTAGTGCATGGCGGTAGCGGTGGTGGTGGCATTTTAACCTTGGAAGCAACCACAGGTAATGAATGGTCTCATGAAGTGGGACATAACTTTGGCAGAAGCCACTATCCGAGCATGGCCTCAGTGCATGATATGCAAAGCGGTTGGGGCTGGGATCAGGTATTTAACCGCTTTATCGGCAATATCGATTGGCGCGGTGCGCCAGCGATATCAAGTGCGGGCGGCGAAACCTCATTACCATATTTAGAGACATTCCGCTTTTTGCATGACGCCCAAGCCGGTGGTGAAAAGCAAAAAATTGGTTTAGTCAGTAACTTTACCCTTGAACACCCAACTCAAGCACGCCGCACGCAAGCTTGGTTAAATAGTGGCTTTAACCAAACACCTGACGGTAATTATCACTATGCCACATGGGATCAAGCGCAACAAACCTATGTAGAAGCCAACACTACAGCACCAGCACCAGTAAAAACCGGCATACCTGTGACAACCTTAGTGGGTATTTACGATCCTACGGGTGTGAACCCAAGTCAGATTTATCCAGTACTTTACGGCAACTACGGAAATGTGTTTGATTTACCACCCGCAACCGATTATGAAGCACCTGACTCAGGTCCAAGCATCAAAGGCGGCTGGAATGAATATCGCGACCTAACGCCAGAACAGTTATCCTTATCTAGCTGGAAAACCATTATCGATAATGGCAGCCATAAACGTTTGTGCCAATTTAGCTTTACCACGACTACAGCAGAAACGGTTAATTTAGTTGGTCATGTCGAACCCGCCACCAATACTTGTCGTGCGAGTGATGATATGCGTTGGAACCTTGCTGGCACATGGCAGGATATGGCATCTTTAGCTGGTGATTATTCAGTACTCTACCCTTATGGCCGTGGCAATGTTGTCTATACACCGACACCTGATATCGGTGAAGTGAAACTATGCTTACTTACTGATATCAACACTCCTAGCCATAATGGCGCGGGTTTTATTCAGGGCAACAAATGTGTTCAAATACCTGGAATAACCCATAGTAACCGCAATGCGTGGAGTTATAGCCTCAGCCAGAACCGGATTGAACAGCCACAATACACTTATGTTAATGTGTGCCGACTTGATGTGATCAGTAAAAATGGTCAGAGCATGAATTATGACTTAGCCGGCAACCGCTTAGGGGCAAATGAAAGTAATAAGTTCCACATCAACTTGCCACAGCAAGAACTCAGTAATGTAACGCTAAGTTGCCAAGACGCTGAGGGTGTCACCATCCTCGATAGCTTAACGCCATCATTAACCACTGGGATTGAAGACTTACCAGAAGCAGTGATCATAGGTCAGGAACACGGCTATCAAGTATTAGATTCAGCTATTGGTAAAGGCTGGTTTGATCACTCCGATGCCATGGACTTAGATAGCTTATCAATCCGCGATAAAAATGTATTGGCCACCATGAGAGTGCGCGACCAACAACTGCCTTTATGTCGCTTTGATCTTACCATCAATGGCAAGGTAGAAACTGTGCACGGTTATGTCGAGCGACTAGTGACTAACGAGTACCGTTGTACTGGCGGCGATGATATTAGTGTGGTACAAGCGGGTAAAGAGCAGCGCCTTGAGTCCACTGTTAACCAATTCCAGTGGTTATCTTTGTGGAATCCAGAGCATACAGGTGAGCGCGTACCTGCCAAAAACAGTCATGAAAATCTATGCAGTGTGATAAGTGATAGTTTTTACGGTGCAGGCTTTATCAATGCCGGTAATCAATGCGTGCAAGTGAAAGGCATTAAATGGTCAAACGGCAATGATTGGATATTTAGTAGTAAGCATGGCCAATACTCTTATAAGTAG
- a CDS encoding PIN domain-containing protein, which translates to MASYTVVFDACVMYPAPLRSYLMYLANAGLFRARWTEQIHDEWMRNVLLNNPRITEAMLERTKQLINENVPDCLIEGYEPLIKGLTLPDMNDRHVVAAALKGHAEAIITFNLKDFPESELNILELSAIHPDEFLCDMFELDPSSCIKAAQQQRSSLKNPAMTVSEFLNCLQKQKLPVFVSKLRPFELML; encoded by the coding sequence ATGGCTTCGTATACTGTTGTTTTTGATGCGTGTGTCATGTATCCCGCGCCACTTCGTAGTTATTTGATGTATTTAGCAAATGCGGGCTTATTTAGGGCTCGCTGGACTGAGCAAATCCATGATGAATGGATGCGTAATGTATTGCTGAATAATCCACGCATCACAGAAGCAATGTTAGAACGAACGAAACAACTGATTAATGAAAATGTACCTGATTGCCTTATTGAAGGGTATGAGCCGTTAATTAAAGGATTAACACTGCCTGATATGAATGATAGGCATGTGGTTGCTGCGGCTTTAAAAGGGCACGCAGAGGCCATCATAACGTTTAATCTTAAGGATTTTCCTGAGTCAGAACTCAATATACTTGAACTATCAGCTATCCATCCTGATGAGTTTTTGTGCGACATGTTTGAGTTAGATCCAAGCTCTTGTATCAAAGCTGCTCAACAGCAAAGAAGTAGCTTAAAGAATCCCGCGATGACAGTATCAGAGTTTTTAAATTGCTTACAAAAGCAAAAATTACCGGTTTTTGTTTCGAAGCTGAGACCATTTGAATTAATGCTATGA
- a CDS encoding type II toxin-antitoxin system RelB/DinJ family antitoxin, with the protein MGTISIRIDDELKERSYAALDKLGITPSEALRQMLEYVATRETLPFKSVLLTAEDEALIALVKERLANPLRGIEVSLDDL; encoded by the coding sequence ATGGGAACAATTAGTATTCGTATAGATGATGAGCTTAAAGAGCGTTCTTATGCTGCGTTGGATAAACTAGGCATCACACCTTCTGAGGCGTTGCGTCAAATGCTTGAATATGTCGCCACAAGGGAAACTTTGCCATTCAAGTCTGTGCTGCTAACCGCAGAAGATGAAGCCTTGATTGCTTTAGTTAAAGAACGTTTAGCAAACCCTCTAAGGGGGATTGAAGTGTCGCTCGATGATCTATAA
- a CDS encoding IS4 family transposase, producing MSIFNPNKWAYDHFHHAELGDKRRAARLTVVAEYMAVGSGKSVARSCNGEDAKLEGAYRLIRNDNVSPSMIRAAGFARTAQAIENINEILALEDTTALSYKHSVASELGKLGKPTDKSRGWWVHSVLLLDSHTSRTLGLIHQDWWCRPDNPNEADEKESGKWADASYFTRQRLQAHMSRVISVCDREADIMHYLSDKQSHSERFVVRAKHARNLVEYEAKLFEHMDSHPVTGGYTIAIPQKGIKEASGKSKNRPSRTAKLTLKASTVNIKHNRQQHAINVVYAQELNPPQGEDGLSWMLLTSEPIDTLAQQLHVIDIYTTRWRIEDFHKAWKTGAGVERLRMTSPDNLERAASILCFIGVRLLQLREVMSLPIYLRKRGQIEAAQSMENQSCSNVLENDEWRVLMQLYKPRGHKGKEAPNMKWAYQSLAKLGGFNDSKRTGMASWSTIWEGWDDLQAQVKGYRLAKALFEAGETL from the coding sequence ATGTCAATTTTTAACCCGAACAAATGGGCATATGATCACTTTCATCATGCTGAGCTAGGTGATAAACGACGAGCGGCAAGGTTAACCGTCGTCGCTGAATACATGGCGGTTGGCAGCGGTAAATCGGTTGCCAGATCTTGTAATGGTGAAGATGCCAAACTCGAAGGAGCCTATCGATTGATCCGCAATGATAATGTTAGCCCATCTATGATCAGAGCCGCCGGTTTTGCTCGCACCGCCCAAGCGATTGAAAATATAAATGAAATACTTGCTCTCGAAGACACGACAGCCCTGAGTTATAAGCACAGTGTGGCGTCTGAATTAGGGAAATTAGGCAAACCTACCGATAAGTCTCGTGGTTGGTGGGTTCATTCTGTCTTGCTACTGGATAGCCATACTTCTCGGACCTTGGGCTTGATCCACCAAGATTGGTGGTGTCGACCTGATAATCCCAACGAGGCCGATGAAAAAGAGAGCGGTAAATGGGCCGATGCATCCTATTTTACGCGGCAACGCTTGCAGGCTCACATGTCGCGAGTGATCTCAGTGTGTGATAGAGAAGCGGATATCATGCATTATTTATCGGATAAACAATCACATAGTGAACGGTTTGTGGTGCGGGCAAAACATGCAAGAAACCTAGTAGAATACGAGGCTAAGCTGTTTGAGCACATGGATAGTCATCCCGTTACCGGCGGATACACCATCGCCATCCCACAAAAAGGCATAAAGGAAGCCAGTGGGAAAAGCAAGAATCGTCCCTCGCGAACAGCCAAACTCACCCTCAAAGCCAGTACGGTTAACATCAAACATAATCGTCAGCAGCATGCGATTAATGTGGTGTACGCACAAGAGCTCAATCCTCCCCAAGGTGAAGATGGACTATCTTGGATGCTACTGACCAGTGAGCCGATTGACACGTTGGCGCAGCAACTTCATGTGATTGATATTTATACCACTAGATGGCGCATTGAGGACTTTCATAAGGCGTGGAAAACCGGCGCGGGGGTTGAAAGGTTACGCATGACATCGCCAGACAACCTTGAGCGAGCGGCCTCGATACTTTGCTTTATTGGTGTGCGGCTACTGCAACTTCGGGAAGTGATGAGCCTGCCAATTTATCTGAGAAAAAGAGGGCAAATCGAAGCAGCGCAAAGCATGGAAAATCAAAGCTGCAGCAATGTCTTAGAGAATGATGAATGGCGAGTACTGATGCAGCTCTACAAGCCAAGGGGACATAAAGGCAAAGAAGCCCCAAATATGAAGTGGGCTTATCAATCCTTGGCCAAACTAGGAGGCTTTAATGATAGCAAGCGCACGGGAATGGCCAGCTGGTCCACGATTTGGGAGGGATGGGATGATCTTCAGGCTCAGGTAAAGGGGTATCGCTTAGCCAAAGCCCTATTTGAAGCCGGAGAAACGCTATGA
- a CDS encoding excisionase family DNA-binding protein, whose translation MEQIFPIFERLIMNMTTLPNAEQIAMARLGSQELSAVIESNGEAQQISVIDKQGQSHDVILPSSVLKMMIEMLTQLGQGNSVNITPIHAEMTTQQGADFLNMSRPTFIKLLDSREISFTRVGNRRKVPFSAVIKYKQQLEIQRLSTLDELSRLDQELGMGY comes from the coding sequence TTGGAACAAATTTTTCCAATATTTGAGAGATTAATTATGAACATGACTACTTTACCGAACGCAGAACAAATCGCAATGGCTCGGTTGGGCAGCCAGGAGTTATCTGCTGTTATTGAAAGTAACGGTGAGGCTCAACAAATAAGTGTAATTGATAAACAAGGTCAATCACATGATGTCATTTTACCTTCTAGCGTATTGAAAATGATGATTGAAATGTTGACGCAATTGGGACAGGGTAATTCTGTTAACATCACTCCCATACATGCCGAAATGACCACACAACAAGGCGCTGATTTTTTGAATATGTCACGACCAACATTTATCAAGTTATTAGATTCACGTGAAATATCATTTACTCGAGTCGGTAATCGAAGAAAAGTGCCATTTTCTGCGGTGATAAAATATAAGCAGCAACTGGAAATTCAACGTTTGTCAACACTTGATGAGCTTTCCAGATTAGATCAGGAATTGGGTATGGGTTACTAA
- a CDS encoding type II toxin-antitoxin system RelE/ParE family toxin has translation MIYKLEFDPRALKEWKKLGDPIRQQLKKKLAEILQHPHIEANKLRDLPDCYKIKLRTSGYRLVYQVQDERITVFVVAVGKRERLAVYSTAEKRL, from the coding sequence ATGATCTATAAGTTAGAGTTTGATCCCCGCGCACTAAAGGAATGGAAGAAGCTCGGAGATCCCATTAGACAGCAATTAAAAAAGAAACTGGCCGAGATCCTACAACATCCTCATATCGAGGCCAACAAACTTAGAGATCTCCCTGACTGTTACAAAATCAAATTGCGCACATCAGGTTATCGCTTGGTATATCAAGTGCAAGATGAACGCATTACCGTGTTTGTAGTCGCTGTAGGCAAGCGTGAACGATTAGCAGTGTATTCAACAGCAGAAAAGCGTCTTTAA
- a CDS encoding MarR family winged helix-turn-helix transcriptional regulator → MYFLEVLQTICILSIVFYDSVIYNTSMTDNNYLKNLLGACATTIASNIEMEVAELDGRSLSHEAALVAINNHPNDGIEMLSKVLGLTHSGSVRLVNNLVHDGFVDRHRSKIDARAVVLCVTDAGRDRANKILLAREKITSSILDILGENEKETIVPILEKILSSMTDNVVEARRICRFCDEGVCRKAGCPVEIATIIKA, encoded by the coding sequence ATGTATTTTTTGGAAGTATTGCAGACTATTTGTATTTTGTCTATCGTTTTTTATGACTCAGTCATATACAATACTTCTATGACTGATAATAATTATTTAAAGAACCTACTTGGTGCATGTGCAACAACAATAGCTTCTAATATAGAAATGGAAGTAGCAGAGCTCGATGGGCGTAGCCTAAGCCATGAAGCCGCTTTAGTTGCCATTAATAATCATCCCAATGATGGTATAGAGATGCTAAGTAAAGTGCTTGGGCTGACTCATTCAGGATCTGTTCGCCTTGTGAATAATCTAGTACATGATGGGTTTGTAGATCGACATCGAAGTAAAATAGATGCTAGAGCTGTTGTTTTATGCGTTACTGATGCAGGACGAGATCGTGCAAATAAAATACTTTTAGCACGTGAAAAAATAACAAGTAGTATTCTTGATATTCTTGGTGAGAACGAAAAAGAAACGATTGTTCCTATATTAGAAAAGATCCTTTCATCAATGACAGACAATGTTGTTGAAGCCAGACGTATTTGCCGCTTTTGTGATGAGGGCGTGTGCAGAAAAGCAGGGTGTCCTGTAGAAATTGCCACAATAATAAAAGCCTAA